A window of the Bacillus sp. A301a_S52 genome harbors these coding sequences:
- a CDS encoding S8 family serine peptidase, whose translation MMVVALIMPMIMPQIVSATSNGTSTSYLEEMDQDAPVEVADHLIDEFDDEEYVTFLLKMKEQVDTDKIATDVAENKIQVAGTTDLTLAQRTAIVSELRATATESQVEVKDFLLKEKENGNVQEIDSFYIVNALAVTANKETLEALESYAEIDKILPNETRELHETTRTHVEDENAPSKLPQTSDPEVEWNIEQIEAPDVWEMGIDGSGIVIASIDTGVEWDHPALINQYRGYDVSTGEVNHEFNWFDATVGEDVPYDDLDHGTHVTGTMVGVEEDGSNKIGVAPGAQWIGVKAFTADGGTDMDLLAAGEWILAPTDEDGNPHPEYAPDIVNNSWGGGPGLDEWYRPMVQNWRAAGIFPEFSAGNTSLTNPGGLGSVANPANYPESFATGATNANNELASFSLQGPSPYDEIKPEVSAPGVNIRSAVSGGGYEGGWNGTSMAGPHTSALAALLLQVDSSLTVDELEDIIMTTSTPATDSQFPETPNNGYGAGIINAYEAVTAISDGLGQLSGSVLQEGEDSEPPVLQHTPPEEVFEGIALPLEVSAEDNVSVTSVMLMYEDDGEWKELETERKSGDYRAGIYKANMPADAIVAPEITYYWVVKDFGGHTVESDVYTVDVHDSVTTGYAQDFETYPAGWLSFGQNNSWEWGRPKVGPSSAYSGDHVYGTNLAGDYADDMDATLILPPVQVPDKGDFFLEYHEWFEFEINYDYGYVVVSTDDMETWDIVRTVNGVSDEWESAYIDLSDYSGERIIVGFNAYSDFLITESGWYIDDVSLTDEVQNTDGGKMELGIIDSGLSLYSSFGSKANGLGRTNGLHLGRTPTNPAEHVPPKGKERELIAPEQKTDQRQKDRDSSGDEQTTAGLPLAATVKVSETGRRTQTNPASGAFSLTHPAGQFTVRAEAYGFHPSEKEVSIEADEKAAVHFMLDELGVGSVSGAVLNEITEEPVEGATLMLKEDPRISAVESDEEGRYSIEAYEGTYTLKVVAPSYYSYETEITIEEGDMTIADIALTPFIGYPGEISYDDGTAENARVFYEAGNGWAVRMSLEDGQEKALLTGGLLHFWDTEWPQPGGTDFQLAVYDAEGNGGAPGEKIAGPIDAEALRDGSWTHVDLSQEGIIVDSDFYLVYIQTDDNPHAPGLATDENGPFSERNWEFVGGEFSQTPADEGNYMIRALVDYEVTVPEITSPEEGYMTNDEIVTVEGNGSRDIDMIIYNQGEEAGKTTTDDKGSFSVDITLNDGENKLTAIAETPSGSSGESDPITVILDQDAPELEILSPKEGDKLNSETVRVEGSAADEYLDHVTVNGAKAELDEEGFFSHRIMLDEGENEITVKAVDGAGNESVETLTVHANFGKYVLSDITPVEDTELKAGETVLVSFHAEEGLDSSFVIRMPLTNLPSTNRTGNATELPMREQSPGYYVGYYTATSNVKANGAEVEVIARDDFDNEVRAVADGKLFINVD comes from the coding sequence ATGATGGTGGTTGCACTTATCATGCCAATGATCATGCCGCAAATAGTAAGTGCTACAAGTAATGGAACGTCTACTTCTTATTTAGAAGAGATGGATCAAGACGCACCTGTAGAGGTAGCTGATCATCTGATAGATGAATTTGACGATGAGGAATATGTGACATTCTTATTAAAAATGAAAGAGCAAGTAGATACAGACAAAATCGCTACGGATGTAGCTGAAAATAAGATTCAAGTAGCTGGTACGACAGATTTAACTCTTGCACAGCGGACAGCGATCGTTTCCGAGCTTCGGGCGACAGCTACAGAATCACAAGTTGAAGTAAAAGATTTTTTATTAAAAGAAAAAGAGAATGGTAATGTTCAAGAAATAGATTCTTTTTATATTGTGAATGCTTTAGCAGTAACAGCAAATAAAGAGACATTGGAAGCTTTAGAATCGTATGCTGAGATAGATAAAATCCTTCCCAATGAGACGAGAGAACTACATGAAACAACTCGTACTCACGTGGAAGATGAGAATGCACCTTCAAAATTGCCACAAACGTCAGATCCAGAAGTGGAATGGAATATTGAGCAAATAGAGGCGCCAGATGTGTGGGAAATGGGCATCGATGGTTCGGGAATTGTCATCGCCTCGATTGATACTGGCGTGGAATGGGATCACCCTGCTTTAATAAACCAATATCGCGGTTATGACGTTTCCACTGGAGAAGTAAATCATGAATTTAATTGGTTTGATGCTACCGTTGGAGAAGATGTCCCATATGATGATTTAGATCATGGCACACATGTGACAGGAACGATGGTAGGAGTTGAAGAAGATGGTTCTAATAAAATAGGCGTAGCACCTGGTGCTCAGTGGATTGGTGTTAAGGCCTTTACTGCCGATGGTGGCACAGATATGGACTTGCTCGCAGCTGGTGAATGGATACTTGCGCCAACAGATGAAGACGGGAATCCTCATCCTGAATATGCCCCTGACATCGTGAATAACTCTTGGGGAGGAGGCCCTGGACTAGATGAATGGTATCGACCGATGGTACAAAATTGGCGTGCCGCTGGTATCTTTCCAGAGTTCTCTGCAGGTAACACATCGCTAACTAATCCTGGAGGTCTTGGCTCTGTAGCTAATCCAGCAAATTATCCAGAATCTTTTGCTACAGGAGCGACGAATGCTAATAATGAATTAGCCAGTTTCTCTTTGCAAGGACCTTCCCCATATGACGAAATTAAACCGGAAGTCAGTGCACCAGGAGTCAATATTCGCTCCGCTGTTTCAGGTGGAGGGTATGAAGGAGGATGGAATGGCACATCAATGGCTGGCCCTCACACCTCTGCACTCGCTGCTTTATTGTTACAAGTAGATTCTTCTTTGACAGTGGACGAGCTTGAAGACATTATAATGACGACATCGACACCAGCTACAGACAGTCAATTCCCAGAAACGCCTAACAACGGGTATGGGGCTGGAATTATTAATGCATATGAAGCTGTTACAGCCATTAGTGATGGATTAGGTCAGTTGAGTGGTAGTGTTTTACAGGAAGGGGAAGACTCTGAGCCACCTGTTCTCCAACATACGCCACCTGAAGAGGTGTTCGAAGGAATTGCTCTTCCGCTTGAGGTAAGTGCGGAAGATAATGTGAGTGTCACATCGGTTATGTTGATGTATGAAGACGATGGGGAATGGAAGGAGCTAGAGACAGAACGAAAAAGTGGTGATTACCGGGCAGGCATTTATAAGGCCAACATGCCTGCTGACGCCATTGTAGCTCCTGAAATAACGTATTATTGGGTTGTTAAAGATTTTGGAGGCCATACGGTTGAAAGTGACGTTTATACGGTAGATGTCCACGACTCTGTTACGACAGGATATGCTCAAGATTTTGAAACTTATCCGGCTGGATGGCTGAGTTTTGGACAAAACAACAGCTGGGAATGGGGAAGACCGAAAGTTGGACCTTCATCTGCTTATTCCGGTGATCATGTATATGGTACAAACTTAGCAGGTGATTATGCAGATGATATGGACGCTACGTTGATTTTGCCACCAGTGCAAGTGCCTGATAAGGGAGACTTCTTCCTCGAGTATCATGAATGGTTTGAGTTTGAGATAAACTATGATTATGGTTATGTCGTTGTCTCTACCGATGATATGGAAACATGGGATATTGTGCGGACAGTGAATGGCGTATCGGATGAATGGGAATCAGCATACATTGATTTAAGTGACTATTCTGGGGAACGCATCATTGTTGGATTTAATGCGTATTCTGATTTCCTTATTACCGAGTCTGGTTGGTATATTGATGATGTGTCATTAACCGATGAGGTTCAAAATACAGATGGTGGAAAAATGGAATTAGGTATTATTGATTCTGGGTTAAGTTTGTATTCCTCGTTTGGCTCCAAAGCAAATGGACTTGGACGTACAAATGGATTGCACTTAGGACGAACACCTACAAACCCTGCTGAGCATGTTCCACCCAAAGGAAAAGAAAGAGAATTGATTGCTCCTGAACAGAAAACAGATCAGCGACAGAAAGATAGAGACAGTTCAGGTGATGAACAAACGACCGCTGGATTACCGCTTGCAGCGACCGTAAAAGTGAGCGAAACAGGTCGACGAACACAAACTAATCCAGCAAGTGGCGCATTTTCATTAACACATCCAGCTGGCCAATTCACAGTAAGGGCCGAAGCATACGGTTTCCATCCTTCTGAAAAAGAAGTATCCATTGAAGCTGATGAGAAAGCAGCTGTTCATTTTATGTTGGATGAACTAGGAGTTGGATCTGTTTCGGGAGCCGTCTTAAATGAGATTACTGAAGAACCAGTTGAAGGGGCTACTTTAATGCTTAAAGAAGACCCTAGAATTTCAGCAGTAGAATCGGATGAAGAGGGCCGTTATTCTATTGAAGCATATGAAGGGACCTACACGTTAAAAGTTGTGGCGCCATCCTATTATAGTTATGAAACAGAGATAACCATTGAGGAAGGTGACATGACAATAGCAGATATTGCTCTAACACCTTTTATAGGGTATCCTGGTGAAATTAGCTATGATGATGGAACAGCTGAAAATGCTCGTGTTTTCTATGAAGCAGGCAATGGATGGGCAGTTAGAATGTCTCTAGAAGATGGACAAGAAAAAGCCCTTCTCACAGGTGGATTACTCCATTTTTGGGATACTGAATGGCCACAACCAGGCGGTACAGACTTTCAATTAGCGGTCTATGATGCTGAAGGTAACGGCGGTGCCCCAGGTGAGAAAATTGCTGGACCAATTGATGCAGAAGCATTGCGTGATGGATCTTGGACACACGTAGATTTAAGCCAGGAAGGTATTATTGTCGACAGTGATTTTTATTTGGTTTATATTCAGACAGATGATAATCCACATGCGCCAGGTTTGGCAACAGACGAAAATGGGCCTTTTTCAGAACGAAACTGGGAGTTTGTTGGAGGGGAATTCTCACAAACACCAGCAGATGAAGGAAATTATATGATTCGTGCATTAGTTGATTATGAGGTGACAGTACCAGAGATTACCTCACCAGAAGAAGGCTATATGACAAATGATGAAATAGTAACAGTAGAAGGAAATGGTTCACGAGACATTGATATGATTATTTACAACCAAGGTGAGGAAGCAGGAAAGACAACAACAGATGACAAGGGTTCTTTCTCAGTTGATATCACACTTAACGACGGTGAAAATAAATTAACTGCAATAGCTGAAACACCATCAGGATCGAGTGGTGAGTCTGATCCAATTACTGTTATTCTTGATCAAGATGCGCCAGAGTTGGAAATCCTCAGTCCAAAAGAGGGGGATAAGCTAAACAGTGAAACAGTTAGAGTAGAAGGAAGTGCCGCGGATGAGTATCTTGACCACGTGACTGTTAATGGGGCGAAGGCAGAGTTAGACGAGGAAGGGTTCTTTTCCCATAGAATTATGTTAGATGAAGGAGAAAATGAGATAACAGTTAAAGCAGTTGACGGGGCAGGTAATGAGTCAGTAGAAACATTGACGGTTCACGCTAATTTTGGTAAGTATGTCTTATCTGACATTACCCCAGTAGAAGATACAGAACTCAAAGCAGGTGAGACGGTGCTTGTGAGTTTTCATGCAGAGGAAGGGCTCGATAGCTCATTCGTTATTCGAATGCCTTTAACGAATCTGCCATCTACTAACAGGACTGGAAATGCAACAGAACTGCCAATGAGAGAACAATCACCAGGTTATTATGTAGGCTACTACACGGCTACGTCTAATGTGAAAGCTAATGGAGCAGAAGTTGAAGTTATTGCGCGAGATGACTTCGATAACGAAGTAAGAGCGGTGGCAGATGGCAAATTGTTTATAAACGTTGATTAA
- a CDS encoding ABC transporter permease — translation MKEVTKKQKGMFSSSRDEDVISPWKEAYWHVRKNKWALTGFFIIISFILIGLLAPLLTHYSYDSMNAADRLRSPDSEYWFGTDDLGRDIFTRIVYGARISLQVGFIAVTGALIFGTALGVIAGFYRGWLDTVISRLFDIMLAFPSILLAIAIVAILGPSLQNALIAIAIINVPIFGRLVRSKVISIRQEEYILAAKAQGMKNSRILWQHVLPNSLAPIIVQATLGFGTAILEAAALGFLGLGAQPPIPEWGRMLSDARQYIQSAPWLMLFPGLSIMLAVLGFNMIGDGLRDVLDPKMKQ, via the coding sequence ATGAAAGAAGTGACAAAGAAACAGAAAGGAATGTTCTCAAGTTCTCGCGATGAAGACGTAATTTCTCCTTGGAAAGAAGCTTATTGGCATGTTCGGAAAAATAAATGGGCCTTAACTGGCTTTTTCATTATAATAAGCTTTATATTAATAGGTCTTTTGGCACCGCTACTTACACATTATTCTTATGACTCTATGAATGCAGCTGATCGCCTTCGTTCTCCTGATAGTGAGTACTGGTTTGGCACCGATGATTTGGGAAGAGACATTTTTACTCGTATTGTTTATGGGGCTAGAATCTCTTTGCAAGTCGGCTTCATCGCTGTGACAGGGGCGCTCATTTTCGGTACAGCTCTTGGTGTTATTGCTGGTTTTTATCGTGGCTGGCTCGATACGGTTATTTCCCGGCTTTTCGATATCATGCTAGCATTTCCAAGTATATTGCTAGCCATAGCTATCGTGGCTATTCTTGGACCCTCCTTACAAAATGCGCTAATAGCGATAGCTATTATAAATGTGCCTATTTTCGGTCGATTAGTTCGTTCGAAAGTCATTTCAATTAGACAAGAAGAGTATATTCTAGCGGCGAAAGCCCAAGGAATGAAAAATAGTCGTATATTATGGCAGCACGTATTGCCTAATAGTTTGGCACCGATAATCGTTCAAGCTACATTAGGGTTTGGGACAGCCATTTTAGAAGCAGCAGCGCTCGGCTTTTTAGGCTTGGGTGCTCAGCCTCCAATACCCGAGTGGGGGAGAATGCTCTCCGATGCGAGACAATACATTCAAAGTGCTCCATGGCTCATGTTGTTTCCTGGCCTTTCTATTATGCTGGCTGTATTGGGGTTTAATATGATAGGAGATGGCTTAAGAGACGTGCTCGATCCGAAAATGAAACAATAA
- a CDS encoding ABC transporter permease — MISYTIRRLLMLIPVLVGMSLITFSIVHLIPGNPAQTILGEQATPQAIADLEETLGLNEPYLVQYGRYMMDLAQGNLGTSLRTNRPINEELWPFLAATIELTIFAMLFALIVGVNAGILSAWKQGSLFDYMSMLIALIGVSMPIFWLGLMEQWIFAQELGWLPAFGRENPRDPIDTTTHFYLLDTLLAGRPDQWWTALKHLILPGIALGTIPMAIIARMTRSSMLEVLRSDYIRTVVAKGSRPVAIIYRHGFKNAIIPVLTVVGLQTGTLLGGAILTETIFSWPGIGRYVYEAIGTRDYPVIQSGILVIATLFVLINLTVDLLYSYIDPRIKY; from the coding sequence GTGATTTCTTATACGATCAGACGTTTATTGATGCTTATTCCAGTCTTAGTCGGCATGTCGCTCATTACATTTTCCATCGTCCACCTTATTCCAGGCAACCCCGCCCAAACCATTCTTGGAGAGCAAGCAACACCTCAAGCCATTGCAGATTTAGAAGAGACCCTGGGGCTTAATGAACCGTACCTTGTTCAGTACGGACGTTATATGATGGATTTGGCACAAGGTAATTTAGGGACTTCTTTACGGACGAATCGCCCAATTAATGAAGAATTGTGGCCGTTCCTAGCTGCGACCATTGAATTAACGATATTCGCTATGCTGTTTGCTCTCATTGTGGGAGTAAATGCAGGTATTTTAAGTGCATGGAAACAAGGATCACTGTTTGACTATATGAGTATGCTCATTGCCTTAATTGGCGTCTCTATGCCTATTTTTTGGCTAGGATTAATGGAGCAGTGGATTTTTGCACAGGAGCTTGGCTGGCTTCCTGCATTTGGGCGGGAGAATCCTCGCGATCCTATTGACACGACTACACACTTTTATTTATTGGATACTCTTTTAGCTGGACGACCTGATCAGTGGTGGACAGCTTTAAAACATTTGATTTTGCCTGGAATCGCATTAGGCACGATTCCTATGGCTATTATTGCGAGAATGACACGATCAAGCATGTTAGAAGTATTACGTTCTGATTATATTAGGACGGTGGTTGCGAAAGGGTCAAGGCCGGTGGCTATTATATATCGACATGGGTTTAAAAACGCCATCATCCCGGTTTTAACGGTCGTTGGTTTGCAGACAGGGACGCTTCTTGGCGGGGCCATACTCACAGAGACGATTTTTAGTTGGCCTGGCATCGGTCGATATGTTTATGAAGCGATTGGAACGAGAGATTACCCAGTTATTCAATCAGGTATTTTAGTCATAGCGACGTTATTTGTGTTAATTAATCTTACTGTTGATTTGTTATATAGCTATATAGATCCTCGTATTAAGTATTAG
- a CDS encoding ABC transporter substrate-binding protein, protein MLRLIVLTGVLSVGLFVTGCSTNDNEETLESNDNDEHEMNDNNAFNNEGEELTTDQTLIFARGGDSVSLDYASVTDGESSRVTTQIYETLIEFDEDSFDIGPGLAEDWDMDESGLEYTFYLREDVTFHDGAPFNADAVKLNFERWADPDHEYHFAEEGYTYSVYGTQFGGFSGDEDHVIKEINVINDYEIQFVLKEPLGSFMQNMGMSYFAITSPAAFEEYGPLINENPVGTGPFKFVSWSRDDRIVLEKNETYWKDGYPKLDQVIFQVIPDNAARLTALRSGEIDIMDGLNPDDVPILEEEEDIQVFERATNNVGYLGFHVDKEPFNDPVVRQALNYAIDKETLIMTLYAGLAEPAKNAVPPGYLGYNDHIQPYAYDPERALELLAEAGYEDGFEFDLWTMPVSRPYMPDPEKAAEVMQANFSEIGLTANIVTMEWATYLERTEQGEHDVFMLGWSGVNGDPDYFLSNLLHGDAVPGGNRSFYQNDDVDRLLNEAKRQVEEETRADLYEEAQNIIHEDAPMIPLVHSTPVLAGSDSVKDYVPHPSTNEVLTHVYLAD, encoded by the coding sequence ATGCTACGTCTTATCGTATTAACAGGAGTGTTATCAGTTGGTTTATTTGTTACAGGTTGCAGCACTAATGACAATGAGGAAACACTGGAGTCTAATGACAATGACGAGCATGAAATGAACGACAACAATGCTTTCAATAATGAAGGAGAGGAGCTTACTACAGATCAAACGTTAATTTTCGCTCGAGGGGGAGACTCTGTTAGTCTCGATTATGCTAGTGTCACAGATGGCGAATCTTCACGTGTCACAACACAAATTTACGAGACGTTAATTGAATTTGATGAGGATTCATTTGATATTGGTCCGGGACTAGCAGAAGACTGGGATATGGATGAGAGTGGATTGGAATATACGTTCTATTTAAGGGAAGATGTGACGTTTCATGATGGTGCACCATTTAATGCTGATGCTGTGAAACTAAACTTCGAGAGATGGGCCGACCCTGATCATGAGTATCATTTTGCTGAGGAAGGTTACACGTACAGCGTTTATGGTACGCAGTTCGGTGGCTTCAGCGGTGACGAGGACCATGTGATTAAGGAAATAAACGTCATAAATGACTATGAAATTCAATTTGTGTTAAAAGAACCATTGGGGTCCTTTATGCAAAATATGGGTATGAGCTATTTCGCTATCACCTCCCCAGCTGCATTTGAAGAATATGGACCATTAATTAATGAAAACCCTGTCGGAACTGGGCCATTTAAGTTTGTGAGTTGGAGCCGTGATGATCGTATTGTATTAGAGAAAAATGAGACGTATTGGAAGGACGGCTATCCGAAGCTTGATCAGGTCATTTTTCAAGTCATTCCAGATAATGCTGCCCGGCTTACAGCACTTCGTTCCGGTGAAATTGATATTATGGATGGACTAAATCCTGATGATGTTCCCATCCTTGAAGAAGAGGAAGACATTCAAGTATTTGAACGAGCAACTAATAATGTCGGATATTTAGGTTTTCACGTGGATAAAGAGCCGTTTAATGACCCTGTTGTTAGGCAAGCACTAAATTATGCCATTGATAAAGAAACGTTAATTATGACACTTTACGCTGGTCTAGCAGAGCCTGCTAAAAATGCCGTGCCACCCGGATATCTTGGTTACAACGATCATATTCAACCTTACGCCTATGATCCTGAACGTGCTCTAGAGCTATTAGCTGAGGCCGGTTATGAAGATGGCTTCGAATTTGACCTATGGACGATGCCTGTGTCAAGACCATACATGCCAGATCCAGAAAAGGCAGCTGAAGTTATGCAGGCGAATTTTTCGGAGATCGGTCTGACTGCTAACATAGTGACGATGGAATGGGCGACTTATTTAGAACGGACAGAGCAAGGGGAGCATGACGTATTTATGCTCGGCTGGTCAGGCGTAAATGGTGATCCAGATTATTTTCTAAGTAATCTTCTTCATGGAGATGCCGTACCAGGAGGGAATAGAAGTTTTTATCAAAATGACGACGTGGATCGACTGTTAAATGAAGCAAAGCGACAAGTGGAAGAGGAGACAAGAGCGGATCTGTACGAGGAAGCACAAAATATCATCCATGAAGACGCGCCGATGATTCCGTTAGTTCACTCTACCCCTGTTCTTGCTGGTAGTGATAGCGTTAAAGATTATGTTCCACATCCTTCCACAAATGAAGTGTTGACACATGTGTATTTAGCTGACTGA
- a CDS encoding dipeptide ABC transporter ATP-binding protein yields MSEPLLKVQHLKKSFDIRGGVLARKTGEIKAVDDVSFSVKKGEVLGIVGESGCGKSTMGRTILKLVEPTAGKIIFDGKDMSSFSPQEMRPMRRNMQMIFQDPYASLNPRHKVEKIIGEPLLVHGTGDTKERKKRVSEMLEVVGLSNDQAKRYPHQFSGGQRQRIGIARALVVNPKLIVCDEPVSALDVSIQSQILNLMEDLREVFNLTYIFIAHDLSVVRHISHRIGVMYLGRMVELTNNDDLYNEPLHPYTQSLLSSIPNPDPDAKREQIILQGEVPSPSNPPEGCAFHPRCPEYMPICKDVRPEFQEISENKFVACHLYDSNTISND; encoded by the coding sequence ATGTCTGAACCTTTACTCAAAGTTCAACATTTAAAAAAGAGTTTTGATATACGGGGAGGTGTTCTTGCTCGGAAAACTGGAGAAATAAAGGCTGTTGATGACGTTTCGTTTAGTGTTAAAAAAGGAGAAGTTCTTGGTATTGTAGGAGAATCAGGTTGTGGAAAATCAACGATGGGGAGAACTATCTTAAAACTAGTAGAGCCAACCGCTGGTAAAATCATCTTTGATGGTAAAGATATGAGCTCCTTTTCACCTCAAGAAATGCGCCCCATGAGGCGCAATATGCAGATGATATTTCAAGATCCTTACGCATCCCTTAATCCGCGTCATAAAGTTGAAAAAATAATTGGTGAACCATTACTTGTTCATGGTACAGGAGATACAAAAGAACGAAAAAAGCGGGTTAGTGAGATGTTAGAAGTAGTAGGTTTATCAAACGATCAAGCAAAACGCTACCCCCACCAATTTAGTGGAGGACAACGACAAAGGATCGGTATTGCTAGAGCATTAGTCGTAAATCCGAAGCTAATTGTGTGCGATGAGCCCGTTTCGGCTTTAGATGTGTCCATTCAGTCACAAATATTAAATTTGATGGAAGACCTTCGTGAAGTATTTAATTTAACATATATTTTTATTGCTCATGATCTCAGTGTGGTGCGACATATCAGTCATCGGATTGGGGTTATGTATCTAGGAAGGATGGTAGAGCTCACAAATAATGATGACCTGTACAACGAGCCGTTGCACCCCTATACGCAATCATTACTTTCTTCAATACCCAATCCTGACCCAGACGCTAAACGTGAACAAATTATTTTGCAGGGGGAAGTGCCAAGTCCGTCGAATCCTCCAGAGGGTTGTGCATTCCATCCAAGATGTCCAGAGTACATGCCGATTTGTAAAGATGTCCGCCCTGAATTTCAAGAAATTTCTGAAAATAAATTTGTCGCTTGTCACTTGTACGACAGCAATACAATTTCAAATGATTAA
- a CDS encoding ABC transporter ATP-binding protein, with translation MDKPVIEVKHLKTYFVSDRGTIPAVDDVSFTINKGEVLGIVGESGCGKSVTSLSIMGLLPQPPAQIKGGEILFRKRGSDEKKPENLLSLSKRRLRQMRGNDIAMIFQEPMTSLDPLYSIGAQLTEAIKNHQPMSKNARIQKAISMLKLVGIPRAEEVIYDYPHQLSGGMRQRVMIAMAMACDPEVLIADEPTTALDVTIQAQILSLMKTLNQTEKTAILFITHDLGVVADICHRVIVMYAGKIVEQGDVRSILKAPKHPYTRGLIRSLPKLAEKQKRLFSIPGNVPKPGSVQQGCLFAERCEEVRDDCLKDEPKLISLGDDHHCRCFLYHK, from the coding sequence TTGGATAAGCCTGTTATTGAAGTTAAGCATTTGAAGACGTACTTTGTGTCGGATAGAGGCACAATTCCCGCTGTAGATGATGTAAGTTTTACAATTAATAAAGGAGAAGTGCTTGGAATTGTTGGTGAATCTGGATGTGGGAAAAGTGTCACATCACTATCTATCATGGGCCTTCTTCCACAACCACCTGCCCAAATCAAAGGTGGAGAGATTTTGTTTCGAAAAAGGGGTTCAGATGAAAAAAAACCGGAAAATCTTCTTAGTCTAAGTAAGCGCAGACTGAGGCAAATGCGTGGAAATGATATTGCAATGATTTTTCAAGAACCGATGACGTCTCTTGATCCTCTATACTCGATAGGAGCCCAATTAACAGAAGCAATAAAGAATCATCAACCGATGTCGAAAAACGCTCGTATTCAAAAAGCTATTTCTATGTTAAAACTAGTCGGTATCCCCCGTGCTGAAGAAGTTATTTATGATTACCCTCATCAGCTTTCAGGGGGAATGAGGCAACGGGTCATGATTGCGATGGCTATGGCATGTGATCCTGAAGTCCTGATTGCAGATGAACCGACAACTGCATTGGATGTGACGATACAAGCTCAGATTCTTTCACTCATGAAGACGTTAAATCAGACAGAAAAAACAGCTATCTTATTTATTACTCATGATTTAGGAGTAGTAGCGGATATATGCCACCGTGTCATCGTTATGTATGCTGGAAAAATAGTAGAACAAGGTGATGTGAGAAGCATACTTAAAGCACCAAAACATCCATACACGAGAGGATTAATTCGATCTTTACCAAAATTAGCTGAGAAGCAAAAACGCCTCTTTTCCATTCCTGGAAATGTCCCCAAACCAGGTTCTGTCCAACAAGGGTGTCTGTTTGCTGAACGATGTGAGGAAGTGCGTGATGACTGCCTGAAAGATGAGCCGAAGCTTATCTCACTGGGAGATGACCATCATTGTCGTTGTTTTCTTTATCACAAATAA